The Fibrobacter sp. UWEL genome includes a region encoding these proteins:
- a CDS encoding biopolymer transporter ExbD codes for MSFIRKRSRDAGGIDVSPMLDMVFILLIFFIVTSTFTRETGVDVTKPKASSAKELAKESILIGVTRQGTIHINETQVNLSTLQTVLRQMMAEAPDRPVIIVSDRDAPNGVVVDILDECNIAKVRKVSISANKEE; via the coding sequence ATGAGTTTTATTAGAAAAAGATCCCGCGATGCAGGCGGCATTGATGTATCTCCCATGTTGGACATGGTGTTCATCTTGCTGATTTTCTTTATTGTGACTTCAACCTTCACTCGCGAAACGGGCGTGGACGTAACAAAGCCCAAGGCTAGTTCTGCAAAGGAGCTGGCTAAGGAAAGTATCCTGATTGGTGTCACCCGTCAGGGAACGATTCACATTAACGAAACTCAGGTGAACCTTTCTACACTTCAGACTGTACTTCGCCAGATGATGGCGGAAGCTCCCGACCGCCCCGTCATTATTGTCAGCGATCGCGATGCTCCCAACGGTGTGGTGGTGGACATTCTGGATGAATGTAATATCGCCAAGGTCCGTAAGGTATCCATCTCCGCCAACAAGGAAGAATAG
- a CDS encoding energy transducer TonB: MMKNFSLTDFIAKYLRYPLALVISFVVSAVFFLAIPVLNVLLFDKGVKTEKELETVTEVEVLVSEKKPEVKQKVIRTIVNPNPFKISSNMGVGRSQNFQMDLSLARGAAGDGVAVGTGGMENVVYEAGEVDEQAQVLREIQPKFPERAKRMGINGYVKVLIVIDVYGDVAQTQILTQEPAGYGFDTEVLNAVRQWKFSPAQLGGFPVAQKATKEFRFVK, from the coding sequence ATGATGAAGAACTTCTCGCTCACAGATTTTATCGCAAAGTACCTACGCTATCCTCTAGCGCTGGTAATCTCCTTTGTGGTGAGCGCCGTATTCTTCCTGGCCATTCCTGTATTGAATGTGCTTCTGTTTGATAAGGGTGTAAAGACCGAGAAGGAGCTGGAAACCGTTACTGAGGTGGAAGTCCTAGTCAGTGAGAAAAAGCCCGAAGTGAAGCAGAAGGTGATTCGTACCATCGTGAATCCCAATCCTTTTAAGATTTCCTCCAATATGGGGGTAGGCCGTTCCCAGAATTTCCAGATGGACTTGTCCCTTGCTCGCGGTGCCGCCGGTGATGGAGTTGCCGTTGGTACTGGCGGTATGGAAAACGTGGTTTACGAAGCGGGCGAAGTGGATGAACAGGCTCAGGTTCTTCGTGAAATTCAGCCCAAGTTCCCGGAACGAGCAAAGCGCATGGGCATCAACGGCTACGTGAAGGTGTTGATTGTAATAGACGTTTATGGCGATGTGGCCCAGACTCAGATTCTTACTCAGGAGCCTGCTGGCTACGGCTTTGATACGGAAGTGCTGAATGCCGTTCGCCAATGGAAGTTTAGCCCCGCTCAGCTTGGCGGATTCCCCGTAGCACAGAAGGCTACAAAGGAGTTCCGCTTTGTTAAGTAG
- the alr gene encoding alanine racemase — protein sequence MKLLQNPPDLSRIARPNWIEINLDALCNNIQFIRSQIPANTKIFLPVKADSYGHGSLACSFAAKFGGADYLGVAHLSEGMVLRQYGMDLPILVLGPCTPADFAYFVEFQLTATITDIRTAMAFDQFLRDNNCTCKAHLKIDSGMNRYGFDAEDFNNIRAALSLKNLKFEGMFTHLATADMPGNPKTEIQIQRFTRLVDVLEAEGLRPEICHCSSSAGTLTHPESHFDMVRPGLALYGYNCMGATPSPWPIKPVMKIKSTIRHIHDVKPGETVSYGGYWMAQQPTRIATIAIGYGDGYLRGEYNKGFVFIRGQLCPILGRVCMDATMVDVSHIPDVQVGETVDVVNGELDFRISMEAIADDHHTIPYELTSRVARRLYRKYYWKNRLVRWDYLRQEFGVKDFKEYPLR from the coding sequence ATGAAGCTTTTACAAAACCCTCCCGATTTATCTCGTATAGCACGTCCTAACTGGATTGAAATCAATTTGGACGCACTTTGTAATAATATTCAGTTTATCCGTAGCCAGATTCCCGCCAACACCAAGATCTTCCTGCCGGTAAAGGCAGACTCCTACGGTCACGGAAGCCTGGCCTGTTCTTTTGCCGCAAAGTTTGGCGGCGCAGACTACCTGGGCGTTGCCCACCTGAGCGAAGGTATGGTGCTTCGTCAATACGGAATGGACCTCCCCATCCTGGTTCTTGGCCCCTGCACCCCAGCTGATTTCGCCTACTTCGTGGAATTCCAGCTGACCGCAACCATTACGGACATCCGCACCGCCATGGCCTTCGATCAGTTTCTTCGCGACAACAACTGCACTTGCAAGGCCCACTTGAAGATTGACTCCGGCATGAACCGTTATGGTTTCGACGCGGAAGACTTCAACAACATTCGCGCAGCCCTGAGCCTGAAGAATTTGAAATTCGAAGGCATGTTCACCCATCTGGCAACAGCCGACATGCCGGGCAATCCCAAGACCGAAATTCAGATCCAGCGTTTTACCCGCCTGGTAGACGTTCTTGAAGCGGAAGGTCTTCGTCCGGAAATTTGCCACTGTTCCAGTTCCGCGGGCACATTGACTCATCCCGAAAGTCATTTCGACATGGTCCGTCCGGGTCTCGCCCTCTACGGATACAACTGCATGGGGGCCACCCCTTCTCCGTGGCCCATCAAGCCCGTCATGAAGATCAAGTCCACCATCCGTCACATTCACGATGTGAAGCCCGGCGAAACCGTCAGCTATGGCGGCTACTGGATGGCTCAGCAACCCACCCGCATTGCAACCATCGCAATCGGTTACGGTGACGGTTACCTTCGCGGTGAATACAACAAGGGATTTGTCTTTATCCGCGGTCAGCTCTGCCCCATTCTGGGACGTGTCTGTATGGACGCTACCATGGTGGACGTCAGCCACATTCCCGACGTTCAAGTTGGGGAAACTGTAGATGTGGTGAACGGCGAACTGGATTTCCGAATTTCCATGGAAGCCATCGCAGACGACCACCACACCATTCCTTACGAACTGACCAGTCGCGTGGCTCGCCGTCTGTACCGCAAGTATTACTGGAAGAACCGTCTAGTTCGCTGGGATTACCTCCGTCAGGAATTCGGCGTCAAGGACTTCAAGGAATACCCGTTGCGATAG
- a CDS encoding MotA/TolQ/ExbB proton channel family protein yields MIAGVDQNSILEAAFGILFRGGWVLAPIFALGWFGWFLMIERYGYYFMLRGKSVSSFWSTLKKKGEDAAFKKLSRRRFGYFYALVKDVRDYRDQGPIAVRNAMEATRHRISLNLSKSLKTISTCAALAPMMGLLGTVSGMVHTFETIQLFGFGNPVLLADGISEALLTTQAGLLVAFPLMLAYNYLSSRVEIVEDEAWSEALKFESYVFDCSESRPEELSPCHPEELPPCHPEERSDEGSKEV; encoded by the coding sequence TTGATCGCTGGCGTAGACCAAAATTCCATTCTTGAAGCAGCCTTCGGCATCCTCTTTAGAGGTGGCTGGGTGCTCGCCCCAATCTTTGCATTGGGGTGGTTTGGTTGGTTTTTGATGATCGAACGCTATGGCTATTACTTTATGCTTCGGGGCAAATCTGTTTCCAGTTTCTGGAGCACCCTAAAGAAGAAGGGGGAGGACGCGGCCTTCAAGAAACTTTCTCGCCGTCGCTTTGGCTATTTCTATGCCTTGGTGAAGGATGTCCGTGATTATCGAGACCAGGGGCCCATTGCTGTTCGTAATGCCATGGAAGCCACACGTCATCGCATCTCCCTGAACTTGTCCAAATCCTTGAAGACAATTTCCACCTGTGCCGCTCTTGCTCCTATGATGGGTTTGCTGGGAACGGTTTCCGGCATGGTCCATACTTTTGAAACCATTCAGCTTTTTGGTTTTGGAAACCCAGTGCTTTTGGCGGATGGTATTTCCGAAGCGTTGCTCACCACCCAGGCTGGCCTGCTCGTTGCGTTCCCGCTGATGCTGGCTTATAATTATTTGTCTAGCCGTGTAGAAATCGTGGAAGACGAAGCCTGGAGCGAAGCCCTGAAATTTGAATCTTATGTGTTTGATTGCTCCGAGAGTCGTCCTGAGGAACTGTCCCCGTGTCATCCTGAGGAACTGCCCCCGTGTCATCCTGAGGAGCGAAGCGACGAAGGATCTAAAGAGGTTTAA
- a CDS encoding tetratricopeptide repeat protein, with product MLSRILPALVLSAVAVFAGEDYFFKANELYDQGKFKEAVPLYRAAIDDGKYEPFAWFNLGNAMVQLDRKQVALVAYKRTVELLPNFEKAWMLMGDIYYLAGDAGEAIAAYNRAVELGVESDHVHFALAECFMKGRDWTLAQKNFERALQLNPDRMDAWYGLAEVYEKLGDYEYAIKTLQNALQMTATAGADVHFTLAYYYRSMDSTRQSLNEMENGLLMDPENVSARRYLAQMYVKQESPWMAIFTLEEGLRHKKGKADLNLDLGQIYFNQKRYDEAFECYMKAWLAGNSQGRIGAENVGHVFTNAGDTEKAESLYKRIREKK from the coding sequence TTGTTAAGTAGAATTCTTCCCGCTCTTGTTTTGTCTGCCGTGGCAGTTTTTGCTGGTGAAGATTATTTCTTCAAGGCAAATGAACTTTATGACCAGGGTAAGTTCAAGGAAGCAGTTCCTCTTTATCGCGCCGCCATTGATGATGGCAAGTATGAGCCATTCGCCTGGTTCAACTTAGGAAACGCCATGGTCCAGCTGGATCGTAAGCAGGTGGCTCTGGTGGCTTACAAGCGCACCGTTGAACTCCTGCCTAATTTTGAGAAGGCATGGATGCTTATGGGCGACATCTACTATCTGGCTGGAGATGCGGGGGAGGCTATTGCCGCCTACAATCGCGCGGTTGAGCTGGGTGTGGAATCGGACCATGTTCATTTCGCTCTGGCGGAATGCTTCATGAAGGGCCGTGACTGGACTCTTGCACAGAAAAATTTTGAAAGAGCTCTCCAGCTGAATCCCGATCGTATGGATGCATGGTATGGCCTTGCCGAAGTTTACGAAAAGCTGGGCGATTATGAATACGCCATCAAGACTTTGCAGAACGCCTTGCAGATGACCGCTACTGCGGGGGCTGATGTTCATTTTACTCTGGCTTATTATTATCGCAGTATGGATTCCACTCGCCAGTCCTTGAATGAAATGGAAAACGGCTTGCTTATGGATCCAGAAAACGTTTCCGCCCGTAGATATCTTGCTCAGATGTATGTCAAGCAGGAGTCTCCCTGGATGGCTATTTTCACTCTGGAAGAAGGCTTGCGTCACAAGAAGGGCAAGGCTGATTTGAATCTCGACCTTGGTCAGATTTATTTCAACCAGAAACGCTATGACGAAGCTTTTGAATGTTACATGAAGGCTTGGCTGGCTGGTAATTCCCAGGGACGCATCGGTGCTGAGAATGTGGGTCATGTCTTTACCAATGCTGGCGATACGGAAAAGGCCGAAAGCCTTTACAAACGCATCCGCGAGAAGAAATAA
- a CDS encoding TIGR02147 family protein translates to MKTIVEYKDYRQYIQDYYDEHKQTSAFTWREFAAQAGFGSPVYLKDVCSGKKSLSPVAVEKVANAMALTGYELSFFRALVSFSHAKNDTDKKTAIDLMQAIATANKVKIMGADEFAYFDSWKNPVLREVAPAMPGAKPLEMAHKCYQKISAAEVAETLLFLMKTGVLQKDSDGNYVQTDKVITAADADIVPLAIRNMHRQMASFALDALDNIPQKERQFTGLTLGISQDVYEDILKELSECRRRIAVIASESKSVERVYRLNMQMFPLTQDLTTCDEDRNGGNHE, encoded by the coding sequence ATGAAAACAATAGTGGAATACAAAGACTACCGTCAGTACATCCAGGATTACTACGACGAGCACAAGCAAACGTCCGCGTTTACCTGGAGAGAGTTCGCCGCACAGGCCGGATTTGGCTCTCCCGTGTACCTGAAGGACGTCTGCAGTGGCAAGAAAAGCTTGAGCCCCGTTGCAGTAGAAAAAGTGGCAAACGCCATGGCCCTTACCGGCTATGAGCTGTCCTTTTTCCGAGCATTGGTCTCTTTTAGCCACGCAAAGAACGACACAGACAAGAAGACCGCAATCGATTTAATGCAGGCAATCGCCACAGCCAACAAAGTCAAGATTATGGGCGCCGACGAATTTGCCTACTTCGATTCCTGGAAAAATCCGGTTCTTCGCGAAGTAGCCCCCGCCATGCCTGGAGCAAAGCCTCTTGAAATGGCTCACAAGTGTTACCAGAAGATTTCCGCAGCAGAAGTAGCAGAAACCTTACTGTTCCTCATGAAGACTGGCGTTCTTCAGAAGGATTCCGACGGAAACTACGTGCAGACAGACAAGGTCATTACGGCTGCGGACGCAGACATTGTCCCTCTGGCCATTCGTAATATGCACCGTCAAATGGCAAGTTTTGCCCTAGATGCCCTAGACAACATTCCTCAAAAGGAACGCCAGTTCACAGGACTTACCCTAGGAATCTCTCAGGACGTTTATGAAGATATCCTGAAGGAGCTTTCCGAATGCAGGCGCAGAATTGCCGTCATCGCATCCGAAAGCAAGTCCGTAGAAAGAGTTTATCGACTGAACATGCAAATGTTCCCACTCACACAAGATTTAACAACTTGCGACGAAGATCGCAATGGAGGAAACCATGAATAA
- a CDS encoding sugar MFS transporter → MVFLLIVIYVAFIGLGLPDTILGAAWPLMQKDLSAPLSAAGLLSIIVSVGTIISSLLTPGLMRRLGTGKLVAFSIGFTALATAGYGFATAFWMMCLWAIPMGLGAGAIDVALNNFAAIHLESKHTNWLHASWGIGACLGPAILSASVFLGAGWRGAYELNAVLLGAIVLMMLVALPLWKRVEKRKGSGERNGRGSSSDKDISLRAALRVPGMKLSFWTFFFYSALEISTSLWCGTYLVARGFAPEIGALAVSLMFASVMVGRIASGFFAIKFTDLRLIHAGIAIVIVGCFILVMPLPLWFTPICICMLGLGCAPVYPSLIHATPARFGEELSGRAIGIQMAGSYVGSVLMPPAFGFAATHFSVMLWPVALAIFVACLLICVCLLDYVTRKKLNNAFAAERIMDVVHQVEEMDATRRKLRKERRKAKRKARQLQLQKALKRK, encoded by the coding sequence ATGGTTTTTCTGCTGATAGTCATCTATGTTGCCTTTATTGGCCTGGGTCTCCCGGATACGATTCTGGGGGCGGCATGGCCTTTGATGCAGAAAGATCTATCAGCCCCTCTTTCTGCAGCAGGCTTGCTGTCCATTATCGTAAGTGTGGGAACTATCATATCCAGCTTGCTTACGCCAGGTTTGATGCGCCGTCTAGGAACGGGAAAACTGGTTGCTTTTAGCATTGGCTTTACTGCATTGGCCACTGCGGGTTATGGATTTGCGACGGCTTTCTGGATGATGTGCCTGTGGGCCATTCCCATGGGGCTGGGAGCTGGTGCCATTGATGTTGCCCTCAACAATTTTGCGGCAATCCATCTGGAATCGAAACATACCAACTGGCTCCATGCTAGCTGGGGTATCGGTGCTTGCCTTGGGCCTGCCATTCTTTCTGCATCCGTATTCCTGGGAGCAGGCTGGCGTGGTGCTTATGAGCTGAATGCTGTTTTGTTAGGGGCCATCGTGCTGATGATGCTTGTGGCCTTGCCCTTGTGGAAGCGGGTGGAAAAGCGCAAGGGATCCGGTGAACGTAATGGGCGAGGTTCGTCTAGCGATAAGGATATTTCCTTACGGGCCGCATTGCGGGTGCCGGGAATGAAACTGTCCTTCTGGACATTCTTCTTCTATTCTGCGTTGGAAATTTCCACCAGCCTCTGGTGCGGTACCTATTTGGTGGCTCGAGGATTTGCTCCTGAAATCGGGGCGTTGGCAGTTTCCCTCATGTTTGCAAGTGTCATGGTTGGGCGCATTGCCAGCGGTTTTTTTGCCATCAAGTTTACGGACCTGCGATTGATTCACGCAGGCATCGCCATTGTGATTGTAGGATGCTTTATTCTGGTAATGCCTCTGCCCTTGTGGTTTACTCCTATTTGTATTTGCATGCTGGGTCTAGGGTGCGCTCCTGTTTATCCTTCATTGATTCACGCCACTCCGGCTCGATTTGGAGAAGAACTTTCGGGACGTGCCATTGGTATACAGATGGCCGGTTCCTACGTTGGGTCCGTGTTGATGCCTCCCGCCTTTGGATTTGCGGCTACCCATTTTTCCGTCATGTTGTGGCCTGTGGCTTTGGCCATCTTTGTGGCATGTCTCCTAATTTGCGTCTGTCTTCTGGATTATGTCACCCGTAAAAAGCTGAACAATGCGTTTGCTGCAGAACGCATTATGGATGTGGTTCATCAGGTTGAAGAAATGGACGCTACACGCCGTAAGCTCCGCAAGGAACGCCGTAAGGCTAAGCGCAAGGCCCGTCAGCTGCAATTGCAGAAGGCTCTGAAACGGAAATAA
- a CDS encoding methylated-DNA--[protein]-cysteine S-methyltransferase produces the protein MDFSDERFTTVRHRNLWGQWTFVFEKSKLCSLQYDSTNAKPSAVQACAYAVADVDTDLPSVVSRAYRKTVQQLNEYLVGKRKEFKIPYKLYGTEFQIKVWESLKEIPFGETRSYKDVAEMVGSPKAVRAIGGALHANPIPFILPCHRVIGKAGDLVGFGLGLDMKRRLLVIEGAIPQEMLLE, from the coding sequence ATGGACTTCTCAGACGAAAGATTCACAACCGTACGTCACCGCAACTTGTGGGGGCAGTGGACTTTCGTCTTCGAAAAATCCAAGCTATGCAGTCTTCAATATGATTCTACAAATGCGAAGCCCAGCGCCGTCCAGGCCTGCGCTTACGCAGTTGCAGATGTAGACACAGACTTACCTTCCGTCGTCAGCCGCGCCTACCGCAAGACCGTCCAGCAGTTAAATGAATATCTGGTGGGCAAGCGGAAGGAATTCAAAATTCCGTACAAACTATACGGCACCGAATTTCAGATCAAGGTTTGGGAATCACTGAAAGAAATTCCCTTCGGAGAAACTCGCTCCTATAAGGATGTTGCCGAAATGGTTGGCAGCCCCAAGGCCGTACGAGCCATAGGTGGCGCCCTTCACGCCAACCCCATCCCTTTCATACTTCCCTGCCATCGAGTTATCGGCAAGGCAGGCGACCTTGTAGGTTTCGGTCTTGGTCTAGATATGAAAAGACGCCTCCTAGTAATAGAAGGCGCCATTCCTCAGGAAATGCTTTTAGAATAA